The stretch of DNA CCAGTGAACTCCCAACTTTCAATGTCTCCCTTGAAGAAAGATTTCATGCTAGAAAATCCCTGGCGATTTTTCTTCAAACAGTTCACAAATTTACTTAAGAGTTCGATATGTGATACGAAGACCAAACGATCTCTGGCTACAAATGTAGGAGATAAGACGGCAGTGAGTAATAATTTTAAGCTATGTTCGTCCCAAAACGCTTCTCTAGAAAAGAACGCAAATCCTGCAATAAAGACAGAAGCGTAGTCCAATCCATCTTTAGATAGGACTACAATAGAGTTAGGGTTGATAGTTTCTATTAATTTAAAGACAAGTAGGTAAGAGAGGAGATGCAGAAGCAAGAGTTTATCATTTCTAAATAGAATTTTTTTCTTAGGAAAGAAAATATCTTTCAATGCCGTAAGATTTTCTTTTAGGAAAGTATGTACGGGCTCTTTTAACTCTTTCGTTAGGAAAAATGATGAGGTGGGGAGGGGTTTACGGAACTCTTCTTGCAAAAGAAAAAAGAAATCAGAAAAGGTTTCAATATCTCCATGGATACTTTCCAAATTATCGAGGAGTTCTTCGGGTTCAGGGAAAGAGAAAGTATCGACAGAAGAGGCGTACTCTTCTTGTTCTAAAGCTTCTTCAATGACACGGCTTCGAGCACGCTCTTTTCTTGATATACGATTCTGAATATTTAGGACTAAAGTGACATCACTGCGATGTACCTTAGCACTGAGAAATCCAAGGAATTCCTCATTACAATTAGCATAAGAAATAGAACTCTGGATGACGGGACTTGGAGATCGTATTACATCTATAGATTTCTCATGCAACTTCAACCTTCCTTCCAGACTAGGGAGGATTCCCAAAATCATAGGATCATAAACTTTAGATTCGTGTTCTAGAACTCTATCCATAGCTTTAAAAATAGGTCCATTAGGATATTTAGAAATAAGACGATGCAGCTCGTCATAAGCGTCTGTAAGGTATTGTCCTGATGAAAGAGGCTTCTTCCCATCCGCGTTTGTTAATTTCGTTTGAATATTGAAGTAGAGATAACGAGAGGCCTCTTCAAATACTAATTTGCTTTCAAAGATACCTATACTTAAGGCTAAAGCAAGAAGTTTGGCCTGTTTTTTTTCCTGAGAATCAATAGCAATGTCATTATTTAAGTCTTTCCATGCTTCTCTTAAAAAGAGAAGAAAGTCATTAAAATACAATATATTATGCTTCTTAGGGCTTTTGGCGACCATGGTAGCTTCGTATCTTGAAAAGAACAATGCCATTACTGCATTGTGGACTTTAACTACAGCTGCAATATCTAAATGACTTAAAGCACTCTGATAAAATAATCTCAAAGGCACGTCATTTATGAGAACAAGCAAAGAGGCAATGTTTTTCACCTCTTCACTATTCCAGAGAAGTGTTTTTGTTAGAGGATCGCCTTCATTTACAGTCTCGTATAGCTTATTTTGCTTGTAGATAATCTGAACAAGAGCATCATTGTAAAAGCGTTTATCTTGCTCATCTAGCATGTAGAAAAGCTCATAGGAACGATCTCGCTTGACTTCAACAAGGTTATTTAAAAAGCACTCAGGCTCTTTATGTTCTTGGGTCTCTTCAGCTGTCGAGAGATGATAGGTCTGAGGTTGTTTAAAATTCTTTTTAACCTCATCATAGGCCCTATTAACTTCAGAATATTCCTCTAATAAAGATTTGTAGATGTCTTCTTGGTTTTCTAAAAAAGAAAAGACGTTTTGCACACCTGCAATTAAAAAATCCGATTCCTTAAGAACTTTGTCTGCATGATTTTTTGAAACACAACTTACTTCAAGTAGATAGTTTTCAACATTTTTCAAAGCTTCTTTCATTGCCATTACAGAAGAGCATGTCTGCTTTCTCTGATCTAAACGCGCAGGACTATCCAGGTAGGAACTATCGGAGGTAGCTCGGGAAATCTCCTTGAGTTTTTCCAAATTTGCTAAAGCCTGTTCAAAGTTACGTCGAGACCCTTTCATTCTACCTCCTCGATGGAACCAAAAAAGTTAGATTATTTTTTATGAGATCGTTTTTCTAATTTATTATAAAAATAAATTAACTATCAATTTATTTAAGAATAAAAAGAAAACAAAGAAACACAAATAATTAATAAATAGAAAATTAAAAATTAATAAAACTATAAATCATTGAGAAGAAAGAGATTAAAAGGAAATAAAAAAGAGAAATGGTTGAATATGAGTGACTCGCAGCTCCTAACCGCAAAGCCCTTTCTCCACCGTAAGGAACTTGTACCAAAAGGAAACGGAAGAAGAGGGATTCGAACCCCCGGACCCTTTCAGGTCTCCTGTTTTCAAGACAGGTGCATTAAACCGCTCTGCCATTCTTCCTTAAGCAAATTGTTGTAAAAACCTCAAATCGTTTTCACTAAAAAGACGGATATCCGAGACGCCATGCTTTAACATAGCTAATCTTTCAATTCCCATGCCAACAGCATACCCAGAATAGATTTCAGGATCAATATCTCCGTTGCGCAGTACTTGGGGATGAATCATTCCCGCTCCTGCAACTTCTAGCCACCCTGTATATTTACAAAGAGTACATCCCTTGCCACAACATTCACAAGAGACATCGACCTCTATACCT from Candidatus Chlamydia corallus encodes:
- a CDS encoding calcium-binding protein, with protein sequence MKGSRRNFEQALANLEKLKEISRATSDSSYLDSPARLDQRKQTCSSVMAMKEALKNVENYLLEVSCVSKNHADKVLKESDFLIAGVQNVFSFLENQEDIYKSLLEEYSEVNRAYDEVKKNFKQPQTYHLSTAEETQEHKEPECFLNNLVEVKRDRSYELFYMLDEQDKRFYNDALVQIIYKQNKLYETVNEGDPLTKTLLWNSEEVKNIASLLVLINDVPLRLFYQSALSHLDIAAVVKVHNAVMALFFSRYEATMVAKSPKKHNILYFNDFLLFLREAWKDLNNDIAIDSQEKKQAKLLALALSIGIFESKLVFEEASRYLYFNIQTKLTNADGKKPLSSGQYLTDAYDELHRLISKYPNGPIFKAMDRVLEHESKVYDPMILGILPSLEGRLKLHEKSIDVIRSPSPVIQSSISYANCNEEFLGFLSAKVHRSDVTLVLNIQNRISRKERARSRVIEEALEQEEYASSVDTFSFPEPEELLDNLESIHGDIETFSDFFFLLQEEFRKPLPTSSFFLTKELKEPVHTFLKENLTALKDIFFPKKKILFRNDKLLLLHLLSYLLVFKLIETINPNSIVVLSKDGLDYASVFIAGFAFFSREAFWDEHSLKLLLTAVLSPTFVARDRLVFVSHIELLSKFVNCLKKNRQGFSSMKSFFKGDIESWEFTGYMHELTEVSHKHNS